The sequence tgtaccaaatttcaggtcatttggccaaAAATTACAGAGCTTtttcgatttgaagatttgacaggagaagaagaagaaggaggagaagaaacctgagtaaaaacaatatgttgagccatactatgtatggctaaacataatgacgAAAGAGGCTCGGGTAGCTTTATTAGGGATGGAAAGGTTCGTGATAAAAGGCCTAAATTAGAAGAGACGTTTAGCTGTAAGTTGAAAATTTGTTTAGAGCTAATCATTTGAAACTCATACTTCATGGGCCagtactgtttttattttggtaCCACCGAGAGGGACAAGTGTAAACATAGATTCCACCCTCTAGGTGGTACAAAAAACGGTccttgcccaggagttattagTTTTTCTTTAAGATGAAGTATTTCCATACCTGACTTCGTCCAGTCCGTTTTCCAGCCACCTGCGTTTTAGGAGTTCAGCCATCTCATGATCGGGTGGTGTTCCCGCCATGTGGGGTTTAGCCGACAATTCCCTGATGAACATGCAAAGAAATGTGAAGGACGAAAAAATAGTTTCTCTGTTAACCTTCGTCAAGAAAGATAATTGCTTTCGGTGCTGTTagtggttggctggctggctggctggcctagtgtgtttgtttgttcatagaCGTCTAGACAGCATTACTCgagaaaattgaaatttttgttaCGACTAAAATCGTTTTGCCAAACCTATTCTTACAATACCAGGGAACTATCTTACTTATCTATTACGACGGTAGATACCTATCTATCATCTATTACGACGGTAGATATTTAGGTTTGAACGAAGCGAACTGGCCAAGAAAAGCAACAGCAACAACTAAGAAATGGACCAATCTTCCGATCTCACATCTTTGTAAAACGGAACTGTACCAGGTGAAAAATAGTCGTACCTAAGGTTCTCTCTGATTCGTTCAGCATCGATGTTTGTCAGAATGTGGTCTCTGATCGTCTCGTCAGCATCCTCGATACTTTCCCGGTACATGTCAAGTGCAGCCCGATCTTCCGCCGTCAATCCAGGCCCTGCCTCGGGCTTGGAAAACCACCCAATGATGATCCCAAGGGCAAAGGCAACGGCACCGCACAGTACCGCTAGAAATATGTATCTTCCTTTCGACATGGTGTGGCACCTGTGAAATTGGCAAAGCGTTGTTTAGATTCTACGGGTCTACTTTCTGTACATAGTTGAAAGTTTATCATGTATAAGATATCACCACCAAAAACATCAACTAGTACATTGTGTCAATATGTGAACTGAGATGACCCTATCGAATTACGATGTGCGAAGCTGaaccaaaaaaaaaggaagttaaCATGAGCAGTGGTCGATTCCTTATCTTTTTATGTCGTAGGGCAGAGGTGGATGTAATCCTTTTTTACATGTCTAGGGCAcgatattggaaggtggagcccatccctctctttttttgtacacaaggttggagtaaggaaagtcgtgtaataaaatatttttccaaggacacaatgtttaaccaggaatgccaggaatcgaacccggacCTCTCGATCTTGTGttcgctagcctagccactcagtCTTTCGGCGCTCCTCTCCTGGATACGAAAATATCCGGCGCCGGAAGAAAAAAATGAGGAAACGCCTCGTACAGTGTCACCGTGAGGACAAGGTCAGTTCTCCTTGTTACCGTACGTTGAGTAGGTACGGATCCATTTGTACTACGCTCGTCAATATTTATCATATATCCATTACTTTCAGAGTGTTACGTAAGCCGTGTCAGTACGAGACGCCGTGACGTTATTAACGAGGCTATAAGCGTCCAAGCGATATTCTAACCTTCTGTGAGTAAACATCGTCTCTACGACACACATAGTAACAATTATCGTGTTCCTGGTTACCGTAACCATCAGGTATTCACTGGACCTAAAGGAAAACGCCTAGCTTTGTTGACTGAGTTTAATAAATCATGCGATAAGAAATGCACTGATAACTTTATGTTGAGCAACGGCACAAAATACCCATTGTTCACTTGGTTCACCGCAAGCATTGTAAATAAAGTGTCACTTTAGTATCAACATTTCTTTCCAAAAAGACCGAGCTTGACCTTAAGGTTGTGTTGagtggatgtacatgtatacaacgaGCGCTCAAGTGCTCAACAGTCTCAATTATGATTTTAAAAATTCATCAATAAAGAAAAAGTGCGTTTTTTTGGCATTTAAACTAtaaatcatatttcaatcaAAAATTCTCGGCTTATACGAATGGAATAAACATATATAAATTCCTATATCCATAAATAACCCCTCCTCCAATGGCCACATCAAATTACATAAATAGCCACGTTGGCTGCAGAATGCCAGACTTGTACAATCATATATACAACAGTAGAACCAAACATCCTGGTCGGCCTTACCGTTCACAATGTGCTAGTTAAGAGGTGGGCAAAGTAAGGAAGTGGGCTTTTAGAAAACCGTACACTGTGCACTGGCAACTGCTCTGTTTAGCTTCTCTGCCACTTATTTCTCCCCGCAGTCGTGGGGACAAATGTCTGTACTGACCATGTACTGTTCTGggcaaacttcaaacacagaGTTACACGTCGGACCTCGAGTGTTTGGAGTCAGTGTAGAGCTTACTATACTGTAGAGTGACTGTAAAAGTTGTTGCCAAGGATGGTCTTAGTTGCTCGCACTTGAATGTTCAGTCTTCCTCCCTTCCCCGTTCGTTAATCTCGTTAAACAGAGATTTCAATCGGGGGAGGGGTCGGGAGATGTGTTGGTAGGAGTGGCCGGGATTTCTAACTCTGCCCTCTCTTTACTGTCTAAGGGCAGCGCCTCAAATGAAAACAGCTGTGCCCAGTGGCGTGGTTGACAATGTCCAAGAAAGGCGAATGGATCCAAACGTAGGCTTGACAATGGCGAGCTGACTTGGTTCTCAAATCGGTTGCAGCCTCTCCACATTAATACTTCCGATTTGGGAACGTAAAATTACTTTTCGACCTGTAAACTACAATGTTTTTGGTCTTGTAGTTAAGTTACAAACACTAGCCTCCCTAGCACAGGCTACAAGccagatgttgttgttttttacactGACGTTTTTTTCAACGAAAATGGTACTATTGAATATGCCAgtagtcatgtacattgtaccccACTTTGCAGGCTGTAACAACGGACCGCCGGCGTGTTCTTGTTCAAAGCAGCGTCGCTTAAGAGAGGCTCCGAACCTATGTGCGGTTATGTCTCTGCCCTCTAGTAACACcaaggaaaagaaaaacaatcatGGAACGTTAAGCACTGGCTAAAGAATACACTACCAGAATGAAACACTCACTTGAAAGAATTCGAAGCGACAAAGCCGATGGTCTCCCCCTGGTGTAGGTATGCAGTCCCGTAGCCAGTCCCTAATGCAACGCAATCCACTGGCGCCAGTGCCCTGATAGTGACCTTTAACCTCTTTGAACACAGGTCTCTCTTGTACTTTCTCACACCAGACTACCAGTGAAACTGAGGCCCCcattagtctccaaccagacccaatggattgcaaagaccgtatccaactggaagaaggagcttgtaatgggttgcgaaacgtacttcctctgccagtttgatacggtctttatgcaacctatagatctgcttggagattagccccCATTACTCTTGACGGTGATCGCACCGCTCTTTCGCTGCGACCGAAATCGGATTTGTCTagcccttgacttcataattggaatgatcaaacaaaatatcaaagtaatacTTATGGCGAACAGAAGTCAGAAGTAAACTTGAGTAGTCTATTTAAATGTTGGTGTCATCCTTGCTCGATACAACTAGTGTATGGCCTTCGTTCATCTGTTCGTAGTGTGATGCAATACGTTATCCTTCTCAGTTAGGCTGAGTTTGCTCGGGACTGAAACGTTAACTGTCTCCGGTACGTTAACTGCATGCAGTGGCCTACCGCCAGGAatgtattgtttggtataccatgtatTCTGTGTATTCGAATTCAGTCATTTATTCAGTCACCCACCTGAACATTCTACTGGCCACTTCTAAAAGAACTACATCATAATGGAGCCACCTCTTTtaccacattttttttttattcgctcGCTCGCATCAggtttggggttcccagatgatgtcatccaaataatggaatcaacatggccttacgaaCAAAAACAAGGTTTGTAGCCAGCACACCTAGCGCCGTCCAATAAAATACATCGCTTTAACCTTTAACGTTCACTACTGCACAAGACGGAATCTGTATGGAACCCGTGATTAAAGCATCGATAAACAAGCTGCCAAACGGATATGTATCGGATTCTGGGTCGTGGAACCTAACTGGATTTTTCTCCTCTAATTCTTATATCCTACCGTCCCTCCAAATAAATTCATATGAATTAATATACGTCAAATTCATGTGGCCAGAAACGTGATGACGGCGTGTTCTTCTACACTGTAGAAGAACACGGCATTACAATAGGCATTCCAGACATGAATCTCGGACTGCTTATCTCTTTCACAAGTATAAATTCGTTATCATAAACTTGATAAAGTACACAAAACGATAGCATACTTTGAGCTTAGTGTAGTAAATGGCCTCTAGAAAGCGCCACGTCTGGATTTGAACTATGCTATCGTTGTCTGTACTTTATGATAACGAAATTATACTCGTGAGAGAGATAAGCAGTCAGATATTCATGTCTCAAATGCCTATTGTAATACTGATAGGCTCAaacaaatattctttttttattcaaagaaaaatcaaataaatgaacaaagacaaagtggcggcCTACTCAAGTTGTGCACAACTTATATTATAGCCGCCACTTGTACAGTATGGAAAATAAGATGTTTGGTAACACACTAAAACATGAACGACAGGAGTGATCTAGTTGGTGTGAgtccgaccccccccccccccccccagcggaaaataaatcaaaagaacacaaaaatatgaataagaGAATGATTTTGAGATAAGTCACAAGTTGACTCATTTAAAATTTGGGTGAGATTTAGAAACTGCGTAGTCTGAAATAACTCTGCCCCAACGGAAGTCGTCTGGTCGAGGTGCCACCACTGTTCATGTTTTTACTTAAAATCCCCAGCAATGACAATTGCGTCAGGGTGTGACGCTCTTGCCAGCTGGACCGAGTTAGAGAAGGAATCTATAAAGTCgtttactgtagcagcatcctGGGCAGGTGGGCGATAGTAAACagaacaagactggcaatgaaaacaaatacattgccatggcgacggtagttgttgttgtgttcatAATTTTACTGTATCCTGTTTAtggcactgataggtggtgctgttcatacgggaTTTCCAATGAAATGGGCTGATGATACCTGTTCTGTTGGGcaaatacagacacatacacacacaccgacaACGACAACGCAACTACATTCTATCATGCATAATCCAACCACCGGAATGAACATTATAGACATCATAGACAACTAAACACAAAACACTCGGTTCTCACTGCTTGGGTTCCTACCACAACAATGACCATTCTACTCTgacaggactgctgtttacatcaatGCCACATTAGCCAAAATCTACAATTATTACCAATTCTAACATCATACCAAAAGGCACAGCACGCGCAATGCAACAGCATCCTTTGCAAACTTATGGCTCATGCCCCAAAGACATCAGGAATTAAGGTGAATAGGCACGATGTTACTACATAAATACATAGTATACGTAGCTTAGGAATTTGTGTCCTTAATGGAGTGCCAGGGACTTCCTGCTggctaacattccaaacaccCCTGAGGACCTATGATCTAAAAATAGCTGCGCATGCATGGCACACATTCTATCATTCCTGGGATACCTCTGACCTAGATACTAATGGAATACCAGAGCGGGCACAGATGACCCACATTCCACCATTCCAAGACATGAGGTCATGGGGGggctaacatccaaacataccagacTACCCAAGGGAATTAACCTGGATGACAAAAACAGGTCCCGGGgacaaacatccaaacataccagagaCATTGTTTTAATGtgtactgtaccctgcttagggcactgatagCTGGTGCTGTTTAAACAGGATTTTcaacgaaaagggctgatgattACCTGTTCtgccacaaatacaaacacactcatAGAcgtagggcctccctgaaaatcagtgccaatCCACTGCCAAGCCAAGCCTATCCTAgtaaagaatacagaaatagataaatggatCTGAGTGGTCATGTATACattaagcctggcacatctggtccACAGATGTGGTTGCCTGCTTCAGTGCTTTGTATGGACGTACTTCTAGCAGTGCTCCACAGATGAATAAAAACGAACTCAATTCAAGACGCGGTGCTCCGCAGATGAATAAGAACGATCTCAATTCAAGAAGCCGTGCTCCACAGATGAATAAGAACGATCTCAATTCAAGAAGCCGTGCTCCACAGATGAATAAGAACGATCTCAATTCAAGTCTTCTTACTCACATATATAATTAGGTGTAGGGGAAAAAATTcccttctgtcccaggacacaCACATACCAACATTCCTGTCCGCTATAAATTTATACCTGTTGGCACAGGCAAATCTGCACCATGTGCATCGGACCAAcaaatgcctttaaaattccaagaattctcaaaaattgcacacaatactaCACCATTTCAGGCGACATACCGTATACCCCTGGacaaatgcctgtacaatttctagaattcttgcaatctgcacacaatactatatcatttggctcgcccctgaggcgtcgccaaaaaagaatCTAAATGAATTAACTTTGAGCTCGAGGTCAGTGCGTCTTTTAAAAGGAATCCAGGGGAGCCAAAGAATTCatcgaattttacggaattcatacgagttttacggaattcatacgagttttacggaattcatacgatttttacggaatacatacgatccattacgagaaaccatacgatccattacgcagaaacatacgagttttactgaatacataaaaaaatttgAACTAcgggtgtttgagtgtaaaaaatgtatttttcgacTTTTTTTCGGTCaaagaaataatttgaatgagaaattaaaagaAATTCCTAAGACTAAAAGTTAAGTATTACTGTTATTGTTCGGAATATAGAGGATTGGGATATTTAGTCACGTATAGAACCAACTTATTTAaatcattttgttattttgtccgACGAACATCCTTTCTAAAGCAGCCAACTTAGCCTATTTAAGAAAATAGTCAGACAAAATTATGCAACATGCGTAAACGGGAGGATTTGAGGTTTACACATTGGCTAATTTCATTTACAACTGGCGAAACACGTGCGAGAGATCGTTTTTCTAAACATCATGATCTTTAGAAGATGATGCAGCTCCCCAGGGGACCGCGCGGgagtcccggtaacctgatacgctcccAACACTCactgccgcgggtccagtgagaggggggctttacagtGGGAAGTTTCCCCTAGCAACTGACCATTGTGTCTTACTTAAAGATTACTTGTGGAAGAGACCGTTTCACCAATCCCTTTTTGTTATTTGCAACCAGTGACCCGTATCTAAATATCTCTTTCGAATAATAGAAAGTGTCAGAGGTCGTCAAGACAAACCGGTTTTTCTTCCTTCCACAATCAGGATAGTAAGAAAGATGGCAACCTCACAGCTGCGTCCGAACATAGCAGAAGAAGAAGTCATCTCCATGTGGTCTTAATTCATTACTTGTAAGATTGCATTTCTATTGTTTAGTTTTCATTCTATTGAAAAGTTGGTTTCTATTTCATGGCCAACGACCCTTGTTTAGATTCGGCAATAGCTAACAATTTGTTAGTGTCGCTTTAAGTAGACATCATTGAGTTTTTACTTCGAGGTGTCATAATAAACACCTTATTTACTTGTTTTTTAAATTCTGGTTGCTATACCTGATACGATTCCCGATATATTTTCAAGAAATCCATGCATATTTTCAGACAAATCTAGCAAATATAAAAACACCTGATTACTACTGGTATGAAATGGAGTCCAAACTATGACCTACTTTTTAAAGAACCATTCATAAACAACCTTTTTTTGAGTAGGATTTCTATCTAACCGATTTTCATTCTTACACACATACATTATGCCATGGCTACAGTGTCTGATTGcaattatatttttcaaaaagcTAAACATGCAATTAAAATCCGAAGAGAATTTACCTTGTTAAAACAACATAAACTCACTTTATTTGGTACATTATTCATCACGATAAGAACAACGATTTGCATGCCTCTGCATTTGTTATTGTATATTTCGTTCGTACTCTTAGTATGTGTCAGACACCACGCCAATCAATATACTGCATGCACGTGTAGCCGTATAGACATCACACATTATGATATTGTGAACCTAGTAAAATCGTCTGTTGACttcgatgtttcagaatgattcaACTATGAACAGGAGCAAGATGGCTTTACTTGCTCTGCTTTTAAGTATGGTCATCGCAGCATCTGCGGGTAAGATCATTTCGAATTTCAATATTTTTAGGTCTCAAGTTGCTTTTTTTTACTCTTTATCCTAATTCATCTAAATTTTTAGACTAAAGCTTAttttatcaaataaaaaaatagaagaaaaattgATAGAACGAATAGAAGAAAAAAGTAACTGTAAAAATTAATGTTTGCTGACTTTGCAAGCTTCGTTGGATATTCTTGTTAAATAACTTACAACACGTGATTTTCGTCAAGTGAATCTTCGAGGCGCGACGTCTATAAAACAAAATAAGTAAAAAGTATGTATTGACAGCTGTCATACATACGAGTGATTTGCAGTTTGTCATAGTTTTCTACTTTGTATGCTTTTTGAGAAGTCcactgatcttttttttttctcctcagGGCCGTGTGACGAGTACTCAGAGTTGAGCGACACCTGGCGAAGTGTTGACAACAAGCTGCCACCTTTATTTTGTGACCGAGGACTTACCGCAGGCTGGTACCGCTTTACCGGGCCTGCAGGTGATCGGCTACCGACGGTGAGCCCGGGATCTCTCCTCCGCTGCGGCACAACCGCACCGGTCTGGATGAACGGAGAACACCCAACTATCGCTGACGGGGTAGTGACGCGTCAGGCATGTGCCTTCTGGACCTTCTGGAACATAGTTGAGCCCTGTTACAACTCCTGGAACATCAAAGTCACGGCTTGTCCCGGCGGTTTCTACGTTTACTTCCTGACACCCACCCCAGACTGTTCTCATGCCTACTGCGTTGGTATGAAACATTTCGTTCAGAGAAATATATCTAAACTGTTTGATTAAGATAATAAGACTGGTTAACATGGCTTACCCCAAATTATTAATCTAATCACGTAACTATTCGATTCGTGGCATgtaaaaaagtataagtatcATTTGTTATTGCTGTTCTTTACCTTACTTGGGAAAGAGGGGAAACATAACCGGAAGAGacattatttccattttttagaTTAGACACGCAAGGATACCTAAAGACGTACTTTTATGAAAATACTACATAAATACATTTATGTGTAAAAGAAAGGTGATTTCTACAATCTTGACATATTCATACAGAAAACGTACACGACACTGCTGATGGGACTGTGTCGATGACAACTACCATCAACAACAGGTAAGTTGTGTTCACACATTCACATGTATAATGATTGTTTTGGTTGGTACTTTATATACGGAAACTACGATTATCAACATCTTTCATCGACCTGTGTAGAAACTAGCATAATAACATGTATGGATAGAAATGTTTCGTTGATGGTATACTGCAATGGTAGGCTAATGTAAAGCCTATGTGTCCATGTATTCATGTGGATTTCATGATGACTTATTCAGAACATGCATATGTTTTATTGCAATGTTTATTTAGTCATGTATATCAACGATAGTCACTTAATTGTGCACCTCTGTTTGTCCTACAGTTACGCACTAAGCCTTAAAATACTCCCCTTTTTTCAGAAGTGACTAGAACTGTATGCAGCAGCATAAGCAGCAGTGTAAAAACAACACACTCCAAAGAAGACAACAGTTTGTGTTATTGCGAAAGATCTGTATCCACAAATCCGTCTTATGTCAATAATTCGAATTCAGTAGAATAAAACAATAAACTGTTCGTTGCAACTCACTACGCGGCCTTTAATTTATTCGAAAAGTGCAATTGGTCgttttaattctacgtaatTAGCACATTAATACTTATCCAAAATAACAGTTGAAGCGTGAAAAGTTGAGTGACAGCGTCCCAATTGAAATACCCGAAACTAGCTTAGTCCGTATATGAACATACGTCAATCTACGATTGAGCGTTGCCAGCCTTCCTGATTTCACCAATAAACGCTGCCGGTCCTCCGAAATTAACCGTTCATCGTTGGCAAGATTTCCCGAATGAATGCAGACCCTCCTAAGCGTTAAAAATATAATTCTTAATCCAATAGAATTTGTTGAACTCTAAAACATATCAGTTTTGTTGTAACTATGCTTGTCAAACATCGTCTGCATGTTGCCATACGTCATCCTTAGGACGGACCCAAGATACTGTCTACGTCACTGATGACGTCAGCGGCTGATTGGATAGTAGCCGTTATTGCCGCCACTTGCCTCTTTACTTCCTCCCAACCTGTGGAAAATTGTACAGCACGAAAGTAAATCTCTGGGCCAAAGTGGTAGCGCCATACCTTGACTATCTAAATCAACGAAAGAAGACTTTATGATCGTGCtaaaaaatacataaatataaGCTGTCAAAGTAAAATAGGATGATCTTAATCTCTTTTCAAAGGCACTGATTTACACTGTATAAGATATTCGTCATTATATTCCTACCACTACTTCGCAAACACCACTTAGTACTGCTGTGATAGTATAGATTATTCGTCATCCTAATACAGTAGAAAGTAAGTaataaaagtaaaataaaagtGCTGGTTGTGTTGCACCCCCTTTCTTCTAGTGACTGCGACCGATGCGAGAACAAATATTGAAGAGAATGCtaaacaaaattcaaagaatgaattttttttgcgtttgtgaattttgtttttatttgaatgCTATTTTTTACATCTTCAGAATATAAATGAAATTTACTATAAGTAAGAATATCTTAAACGTTCCTTACCTTCACCGTTGACTGGTCCGTCGCACATCGTCCTCACAATCGCGGGGAAAGCGGCGCTACTGTTGGTCGCGCATCCCGATGGTGAGTAGAGAACATGTCTaatgtgagaaaaaaaatataaccaGTCTGGTCAATGTCTGATGGTAGTTACTGATTACAGTTAGGATTGCATTTCTTAACAGCAAATAGCAAGAGATGTAAATATATTCCAATGATGTGCAATGCTGTGTGGAAATTATTCTTGCCAAATGTACGCATTGCCCACAAGTCCATGTCAAGGCTAAGAAAAGGTAGACAAAGTAAAAACTTTAAGACAAAACAAGTGAGAGAGGGACACCGACGTTTATTTGGTCAGTGACAACGAATAATATGAACGCTGATGTCGTCCATATCCAAGATAGCGTGTTGGCGTCGTGACAAAATGGATATGACGTATACTATAAACACATTTAACAAATTCAACGCACTTATCGTTAGAGAGTTTACGATATCATTCTAATCACGTGCAGCTTTGCGATTTGCTATGGTGGGCTCATTAAAGGCATGGGCACTTATATATAGACATCAAAGACAACTTGATACTTGATCTATCCCATCTTCTCCCACTGTTAGAACTTACTTGTTGAGATGATGAGGTTGGTGGATGTCAATGAAAGCTGTGTTCACCTGGACCATCTGATCGTTTAGATGTCGGACCTGAATGGGGCTGAATGAAAGGAATAACGGAGTGTCAATCAAAGGATTTTATTTGGTTATACCACAAAGACTATTAATTGGCATTTTCAATTACTACTAGTAGCATATTCGCATCCTCGACCTATTACCTGACATATACATTCTTCTATCTTCACGGTTTCGGTAcgcaaacatttaaaaaaaaaacaattttgattttcTTTGTGCAGGAATGCAAAACGACTTAAAATTGGTAATTTGACAAATAGCCGTTCCAATTTAGCCATAAAAATACAGTTAAATGAAAACTAATGTCCTGGAGTTGCACAAGAATCTTACAGTTGTAGTCATTTCTGATCATATTACCTGGTTGCATAGATTGTAAATTTTCGGTGTGCACAACTATAAAGAAGAAACACAATTAAACTGTGAACTTTGCCTACTCCTTCTTGTCGATTGCTTGTGTCCGATCTTGAAAGCCTTCAGCCGCTGCTATGTAGTTGTAGACGGCCAGACGTAGCGCGTCTGAGGATGGCATGATGGTTAGATAATTACCATATTGGTCATTTTGTACCCGACAAATATGGAACAGAAAACAGGCGTAGTATAAAAGTTGCAATGATATCACAGAGCAAAAGTATTTCAatgttataatttttttcaatggttACCTAAACTGATGTCTTGATTGTGTAACATTGAGCCGAAATCCTCCTCCGTAGCTTGCAGAAACGCGCTCAAACTCGGTCCGTACTTCCGGGAGTCGTAAGGTAGAACCAGGGCATCTGCAAGTCTACGGACCAGCTCGCCTAGAGATGGATGCAAAAACTTAGCTGCCATGGTGAAACTTAATTTTGGACTACGGAAAAAATGTGTTTCCGATTTCCCGACCTACCCTAACGGAAACCTATCGACCCGAGCATTTTATTGAGTCGACCACTAGCAAGGGACAAAGAATTTTCAATACGCCATCtgagtgcaaaaaaaaaatcaaaacagaattCCAACTAGCTATAgtcttcctgtatttcacactctgttaacagatCAAGGCTTTTGCACAATTGATGTCAGTATGTGTcttacttctttgttcagttcatTGACATGCATACAATAGGATGATGAGAATACTAGTGCCCCGTTCAATGCATTTAAACAATGCATTTGTTGTATCACTTCATATTTAAGAAGAGAATCCCCACATAAAGAACCTTTTTCGGACCGTAATCGGAAACGTAATTTCTATTGTACAGTAATACTTTCGAATTATCTTAGTCTTTCTCTTAGCTACATTCACGGAATGTCGTTAGACCACACAGCACTCGTGCTAGTGTTGAACActaaataaatcaaattcacTGAGAAATATCCTACCTGATAAACGGGCCATGGCTCGATGGACAGTGAAGTCCGGGTCCACAAACCTCTCCATGAGATCAATGTTGTCATACGCAGTGTGGTAGGACGGATAAATCGACCGAGGGGAGTAGTTGGTCTATAGAAGATGAACAACGGGGAGAAGAAAAATGTTaccattcatacatgtatgtggcgcCGAATGGCCGAGTGGCTAGATTAGCAGACCCGAGGTAACTAGAgatcacgggttcgattcctggtatTGTTGTTCATTATCACTTTATTTCGCACAtatttaaaagacaaaaaatacgTATTTAGTTACAACATCAGATTCAGTGAACAAGGGAAGCTTGAAA comes from Branchiostoma lanceolatum isolate klBraLanc5 chromosome 2, klBraLanc5.hap2, whole genome shotgun sequence and encodes:
- the LOC136427985 gene encoding aminopeptidase NAALADL1-like, with the protein product MDIGVGGNYTVFGGCSPSMVDVIYDATKQVPDPDASLGKSIYETWAERAPTNADADVKVPRLDWPRVNTDYIPFGLRVGTPLFTFAYVHDQTNYSPRSIYPSYHTAYDNIDLMERFVDPDFTVHRAMARLSGELVRRLADALVLPYDSRKYGPSLSAFLQATEEDFGSMLHNQDISLDALRLAVYNYIAAAEGFQDRTQAIDKKDPIQVRHLNDQMVQVNTAFIDIHQPHHLNKHVLYSPSGCATNSSAAFPAIVRTMCDGPVNGEGWEEVKRQVAAITATIQSAADVISDVDSILGPS